The proteins below come from a single Serratia fonticola genomic window:
- the aaeA gene encoding p-hydroxybenzoic acid efflux pump subunit AaeA — MKTLSLKILRIAITLLLVLLAAIAVFKAWAFYTQSPWTRDAKFTADVVAIAPDVSGLLTDVPITDNQLVKQGQILMVIDQPRYQQALAEANADVAYYQTLAAEKKREAGRRVRLGIQAMSQEEIDQSNNVLQTVQHQLAKAIAVRDLAQLDLERTTVRAPADGWVTNLNVHAGEFITRGSTAVALVKKNSFYVIAYLEETKLEGLNKGDRAEITPLGSNRIMHGTVDSLAAAVNNSSSTPNSKGLASIDSNLEWVRLAQRVPVKIILDEKDQQHSYPAGTTATVVITGKNDRSIDSGSPFIRLMHRLREFG; from the coding sequence GTGAAAACTCTATCATTAAAAATACTCCGCATTGCCATCACCTTGCTGCTGGTCCTGCTGGCGGCCATCGCCGTGTTCAAGGCCTGGGCGTTTTACACCCAATCGCCGTGGACGCGTGATGCCAAATTCACCGCCGACGTGGTGGCGATTGCTCCTGACGTCAGCGGCTTGCTGACCGACGTGCCGATCACCGACAACCAACTGGTGAAACAGGGCCAGATCCTGATGGTGATCGACCAGCCACGTTACCAACAGGCACTGGCCGAAGCCAACGCCGATGTGGCCTATTATCAGACGCTGGCGGCCGAGAAGAAGCGTGAAGCGGGCCGCCGTGTACGCTTGGGGATCCAGGCGATGTCACAAGAAGAGATCGACCAATCCAATAACGTGCTGCAAACCGTGCAGCATCAGTTGGCCAAGGCGATCGCCGTGCGCGATCTGGCGCAGCTGGATCTGGAACGGACCACGGTGCGTGCGCCAGCAGACGGTTGGGTCACCAACCTGAACGTCCACGCGGGGGAATTTATCACCCGTGGTTCTACGGCGGTGGCGCTGGTGAAGAAAAACAGTTTCTATGTCATCGCCTATCTGGAAGAAACCAAGCTTGAAGGGCTGAACAAAGGCGATCGTGCCGAGATCACCCCGCTGGGTAGCAACCGCATTATGCACGGCACCGTCGATAGCCTGGCTGCGGCGGTGAACAACAGCAGCAGTACCCCAAACAGCAAGGGGCTGGCGTCGATCGACAGCAACCTGGAGTGGGTGCGTCTGGCACAGCGCGTACCGGTAAAAATCATCCTCGATGAGAAAGATCAGCAACACTCTTACCCGGCGGGCACCACTGCGACCGTGGTCATTACTGGCAAGAACGATCGTAGCATCGACAGCGGTTCGCCGTTTATCCGGCTGATGCATCGGTTGCGTGAGTTCGGCTAA
- the yjgA gene encoding ribosome biogenesis factor YjgA, translating to MNKQPEDWLDEVPENENEDDDEIIWVSKSEIKRDAEALKDLGTELVELGKNALERIPLDEDLRAAIELAQKIKKEGRRRQIQLIGKMLRARDVEPIQTALDKLKNRHNQQVSLFHKLEALRDRLVAEGDDAIPSVLDLYPQADRQQLRALIRNAQKEQAANKPPKSFRQIFQYLRELAEAQQ from the coding sequence ATGAACAAACAGCCTGAAGACTGGCTCGACGAAGTCCCGGAGAACGAAAACGAGGACGATGACGAGATTATCTGGGTCAGTAAAAGTGAAATTAAACGTGATGCCGAAGCGCTGAAAGACCTGGGAACCGAACTGGTTGAACTGGGTAAAAACGCCTTGGAACGCATCCCGCTGGATGAAGATCTGCGTGCCGCCATCGAACTGGCGCAGAAGATCAAGAAAGAAGGCCGCCGCCGCCAGATCCAACTGATCGGCAAAATGCTGCGTGCTCGTGATGTCGAACCGATCCAGACCGCGCTCGACAAGCTGAAGAACCGCCATAACCAACAGGTTTCGCTGTTCCACAAGCTGGAAGCGCTACGCGATCGCCTGGTAGCAGAAGGTGATGACGCGATCCCGTCCGTGCTGGATCTGTATCCACAGGCCGATCGCCAGCAGTTGCGCGCCCTGATACGTAACGCGCAGAAAGAGCAGGCCGCTAACAAGCCGCCAAAATCATTCCGCCAAATCTTCCAGTACTTGCGAGAGCTGGCAGAGGCACAACAGTGA
- a CDS encoding AraC family transcriptional regulator, translated as MRNTSIDSLDHTPSAVIAIGTDYPPDYLLPLHSHRRAQLLYGATGVMQVFTRQGNWVVPPQRAVWIPPQVAHEVRMMGVSTRSLYIEPDALIAPIAEACQVVSVTPLMRQLLMAAVDMPLMYQQEGRDGALVALLLHEIAQMQALPLHIPLPEDPRLSALCQAFLRQPDAHAPPGLWAASLYMSLRTFSRFFRKQTGMSFSQWRQRACVVLALARLAAGNSVTQVAIELGYESSAAFSAMFRRVLGLAPSSYLG; from the coding sequence ATGCGCAATACCTCTATTGATTCCCTCGATCACACGCCAAGCGCGGTGATAGCGATTGGCACCGACTATCCGCCGGACTATCTGTTGCCCTTGCATAGCCATCGCCGCGCGCAGTTGCTGTATGGGGCTACGGGTGTAATGCAGGTATTTACCCGGCAGGGAAATTGGGTGGTGCCACCGCAGCGCGCCGTATGGATCCCGCCGCAGGTCGCACATGAAGTCAGGATGATGGGAGTGAGCACTCGCAGCCTGTATATCGAGCCGGACGCGCTGATCGCGCCCATCGCCGAGGCCTGCCAAGTGGTGAGCGTAACCCCGCTGATGCGTCAGTTGCTGATGGCCGCCGTTGATATGCCGCTGATGTATCAGCAGGAAGGGCGAGATGGAGCCTTGGTGGCGCTGCTGCTGCATGAGATTGCCCAGATGCAGGCATTGCCGCTGCATATTCCCCTGCCGGAAGATCCCCGGCTCAGCGCTCTGTGCCAGGCCTTTTTACGCCAGCCAGACGCCCACGCACCACCAGGGCTTTGGGCCGCCAGCCTGTATATGAGCCTGCGCACCTTTAGCCGTTTCTTCCGCAAGCAGACCGGGATGTCATTTTCGCAGTGGCGTCAACGAGCCTGTGTGGTATTGGCACTGGCACGCCTGGCGGCGGGCAACAGCGTTACCCAGGTAGCAATCGAATTGGGCTATGAGAGCAGTGCGGCCTTTTCGGCGATGTTCCGTCGGGTGCTAGGGCTGGCGCCATCTTCTTATCTGGGGTGA
- a CDS encoding barstar family protein, which produces MGKIEFDFNQIADLPAFYRHFAERFALGEGFGANLDALWDVVTGDISLPVEIEFLNLNARSKRRFGAIILLFEEAEEELEGNLRFNIRETSSTATHQRG; this is translated from the coding sequence ATGGGAAAAATAGAGTTCGATTTTAACCAGATCGCGGACTTGCCAGCGTTCTATCGCCACTTTGCCGAGCGGTTTGCACTGGGTGAAGGATTTGGCGCCAACCTGGACGCGCTGTGGGACGTGGTGACCGGCGACATCAGCCTGCCGGTCGAGATTGAATTTCTCAATCTCAACGCCCGCAGCAAACGCCGCTTTGGTGCCATTATTCTGTTGTTTGAAGAAGCGGAGGAAGAGCTGGAGGGCAACCTGCGGTTCAATATCCGTGAAACGAGCAGCACAGCGACGCATCAGCGGGGATGA
- the pmbA gene encoding metalloprotease PmbA, producing MKVVTQVAEQRKALEQAVSQALELARAGSDAAEVAVSKTTGISVSTRFGEVENVEFNSDGALGITVYYQNRKGSASSTDLNPDAIARTVQAALDIARYTSPDPHAGPAEKDLLAFDAPDLDLFHPTELDAERGIELAARAEQASLAADKRITNTEGGSFNSHYGIKVFGNSHGMLQSYCSSRHSLSSCVIAEHDGDMERDYAYTIGRAMGDMASPEWVGQECARRTLARLSPRKLSTMKAPVLFASEVATGLFGHLVGAISGSSVYRKSTFLLDSLGKQILPEWMTIEEHPHLLKGLASTPFDSEGVRTQRRDIVKDGVLETWLLTSYAARKLGLHSTGHAGGIHNWRIAGQGDDFAGMLKQLGTGLVVTELMGQGVSGITGDYSRGASGFWVENGEIQYPVSEITIAGNLKDMLRNIVSIGSDIELRSNIQCGSVLLPEMKIAGQ from the coding sequence ATGAAAGTAGTCACCCAAGTTGCAGAGCAGCGCAAAGCGCTGGAACAAGCCGTTTCACAGGCACTGGAGCTGGCACGAGCCGGTTCCGATGCGGCAGAAGTTGCCGTGAGCAAAACCACCGGTATCAGCGTCAGCACCCGCTTCGGCGAAGTGGAGAACGTCGAATTCAACAGCGACGGCGCGTTAGGCATTACCGTCTATTATCAAAACCGTAAAGGCAGTGCCTCTTCCACCGATCTTAATCCGGATGCCATTGCCCGCACCGTGCAGGCGGCGCTGGATATCGCTCGTTACACTTCACCAGATCCCCACGCTGGCCCGGCGGAAAAAGATCTGCTGGCGTTTGACGCGCCGGATCTGGACCTGTTCCACCCCACCGAGCTGGATGCCGAACGCGGTATCGAGCTGGCTGCCCGGGCCGAGCAGGCTTCGCTGGCGGCCGACAAGCGGATTACCAATACCGAAGGCGGCAGCTTCAACAGCCATTACGGTATCAAGGTCTTCGGCAACAGCCACGGCATGCTGCAAAGCTATTGCTCCAGCCGTCACTCGCTCTCCAGCTGTGTGATCGCCGAACATGATGGCGATATGGAGCGGGATTACGCTTACACCATTGGCCGGGCGATGGGCGATATGGCCAGCCCTGAGTGGGTTGGCCAGGAATGTGCCCGCCGCACGCTGGCACGTCTTTCCCCACGTAAGCTGTCAACCATGAAAGCGCCGGTGCTGTTCGCCTCAGAAGTGGCTACCGGTCTGTTTGGCCACCTGGTTGGTGCTATCAGCGGCAGCAGCGTTTATCGCAAATCCACCTTCCTGCTGGATTCGTTGGGTAAACAGATCCTGCCGGAATGGATGACCATTGAAGAACATCCGCACTTGCTGAAAGGGTTGGCCTCTACGCCGTTCGACAGCGAAGGCGTACGCACCCAGCGCCGGGACATCGTCAAAGATGGCGTGCTGGAAACCTGGCTGCTGACCAGCTACGCCGCGCGTAAACTGGGGCTGCATAGCACCGGCCACGCGGGCGGGATCCATAACTGGCGCATTGCCGGTCAGGGCGATGACTTTGCCGGCATGCTCAAACAGTTGGGCACCGGTCTGGTGGTCACCGAACTGATGGGGCAGGGCGTCAGCGGGATTACCGGCGATTACTCACGTGGGGCTTCTGGCTTCTGGGTAGAAAACGGTGAGATCCAGTATCCAGTCAGCGAGATCACCATTGCTGGCAATCTGAAGGATATGCTGCGCAATATCGTCAGCATCGGCAGCGATATCGAACTGCGCAGCAATATCCAGTGCGGTTCCGTGCTGCTGCCGGAAATGAAGATCGCAGGGCAGTAA
- a CDS encoding ribonuclease — MNKRTLIAMLIALLVAGFSALQGDGDRALTNDSPPAAESIEQLTQQQRVVSYVQQHQRLPDYYITKKQAREQGWDARDGNLCKVLPGKAIGGDRFSNREGQLPTANNRVWREADINYQCGRRGADRLLYSSDGLIYVTRDHYKNFMRME; from the coding sequence ATGAATAAACGTACGCTTATTGCGATGTTGATTGCTTTGCTGGTGGCAGGGTTCAGTGCGCTGCAGGGGGATGGCGATCGGGCACTGACCAATGATTCGCCCCCAGCGGCAGAGAGCATTGAACAACTGACGCAGCAGCAGCGGGTGGTCAGCTATGTGCAACAGCACCAGCGTCTGCCTGACTACTACATCACCAAAAAACAGGCTCGTGAGCAGGGTTGGGATGCGCGTGACGGTAATCTATGCAAGGTATTGCCGGGCAAGGCCATTGGTGGCGACCGTTTTTCCAACCGTGAAGGGCAGTTACCGACCGCCAACAACCGGGTATGGCGCGAAGCGGATATCAACTACCAATGCGGCCGACGCGGTGCCGATCGGCTGTTGTATTCCAGTGACGGTCTGATTTATGTCACGCGCGACCATTATAAGAACTTCATGCGGATGGAGTGA
- a CDS encoding APC family permease translates to MSVEQFGYKQELHRTLTLKDLVIYGMIFMVPIAPFGVFGYVWEGAQGMVALAYLIGMVAMFFTAMSYWSMSRAFPVSGSVYAYAQRGIHETVGFFAGWLILLDYILVPSLLYIVSAAALGPILPEVPAWAWIVTFIVINSAINLVGIQFTAKANRYILVAEIVILTIFVVMGLTALYSGEGAGGLTLNPLYNAEKFSLPLVMGAVSIAVLSFLGFDGISTLSEESKGGADAVGKASLYALLLVGSLFILQTWIAADLAAGQNFTNLDTAFYDTANLAGGSGLKQATIWATALSWGIANALVAQAAISRILFAMGRDRQLPKILAKVHPRFKTPYVSTLLVAVISLGSGLYFNGSIDNLSRLVNFGALMGFLILHLSVINHYIIRQKSKAWVKHLLFPLVGLSIIAFVLYEMDIEAKILGLSWLAIGIVYYFVLRVVLKREPVLKLED, encoded by the coding sequence ATGTCTGTAGAACAATTTGGTTATAAGCAGGAACTGCACCGCACCCTCACCCTGAAAGATCTGGTGATTTACGGCATGATCTTTATGGTGCCGATTGCGCCATTTGGCGTGTTTGGCTATGTGTGGGAAGGCGCACAGGGCATGGTGGCGCTGGCCTATCTGATCGGTATGGTGGCGATGTTCTTCACCGCCATGAGCTACTGGTCAATGTCCCGCGCTTTCCCGGTTTCCGGCTCGGTCTATGCCTATGCCCAGCGCGGCATCCATGAAACCGTCGGCTTCTTTGCTGGCTGGCTGATCCTGCTCGATTACATCCTGGTGCCGTCCTTGCTGTATATCGTCAGCGCGGCAGCGCTCGGCCCGATCCTGCCAGAAGTACCCGCCTGGGCGTGGATCGTGACCTTTATCGTGATCAACAGCGCGATCAACCTGGTGGGGATCCAGTTTACCGCCAAGGCCAACCGCTACATTCTGGTGGCGGAGATCGTGATCCTGACCATCTTTGTGGTGATGGGCCTGACGGCGCTCTATTCCGGCGAAGGTGCCGGTGGTCTGACGCTGAACCCGCTCTACAACGCCGAGAAATTCAGCTTGCCGCTGGTAATGGGTGCGGTGTCGATTGCAGTGCTGTCGTTCCTGGGTTTTGACGGTATTTCAACGCTGTCCGAAGAGAGCAAAGGCGGGGCCGATGCCGTGGGGAAAGCCTCGCTGTATGCGCTGCTGTTGGTAGGGTCGCTGTTTATTCTGCAAACCTGGATTGCCGCCGATCTGGCTGCAGGCCAAAACTTCACTAACCTGGATACCGCGTTCTACGATACCGCCAACCTGGCGGGCGGCTCCGGATTAAAGCAGGCCACCATCTGGGCGACAGCACTCTCCTGGGGGATCGCCAATGCGTTAGTCGCGCAGGCCGCCATCTCCCGCATTCTGTTCGCCATGGGGCGTGACCGCCAATTGCCGAAAATCCTGGCCAAGGTGCATCCACGCTTTAAAACCCCTTACGTCAGCACCCTGCTGGTCGCGGTGATTTCCCTCGGTTCCGGGCTGTACTTCAACGGCAGCATCGACAACCTGAGCCGGTTGGTCAACTTCGGGGCGCTGATGGGCTTTTTGATCCTGCACCTATCGGTAATTAACCACTACATCATCCGCCAGAAATCCAAGGCCTGGGTAAAACACCTGCTGTTCCCGCTGGTCGGCCTGTCGATCATCGCCTTTGTGCTGTACGAGATGGATATCGAAGCCAAGATCCTCGGCCTTAGCTGGCTGGCGATCGGCATCGTGTATTACTTTGTGCTGCGTGTAGTGCTGAAGAGAGAGCCGGTGCTGAAGCTGGAGGACTAA
- a CDS encoding acetamidase/formamidase family protein, with product MEKISRTHVVYAMSRDNAPVATVASGSDVCFETCDCFEDQIASEQAAFTELDWSRINPATGPVYVQDANPGDVLRVEIKRITPTSHQAVMVTAPGLGVIGDEIQQPQIRTVPLEDGFALLPGGVRWPLKPMIGVIGVAPAEEPVSCGTPDAHGGNMDCKIITEGCTLWLPVNVPGALFALGDLHAAMGDGEVSVCGLEIPGEVVVNLSVVKNRALPTPMMSTADTLYTLASAKTLDEAAELATRNMAHFVADYSQVSLADAINLLSITGDLQICQVVDPLKTCRFALPRSVAEQLNLQLD from the coding sequence ATGGAAAAGATCTCACGTACGCACGTGGTATATGCCATGTCGCGCGATAACGCCCCTGTGGCCACCGTTGCCAGCGGTAGCGACGTTTGTTTTGAAACCTGTGACTGCTTCGAAGATCAAATCGCCTCCGAACAGGCCGCCTTCACCGAACTGGACTGGAGCCGCATCAATCCGGCTACCGGGCCGGTTTACGTGCAGGATGCGAATCCCGGCGATGTATTACGGGTAGAGATTAAACGTATTACTCCAACCAGCCATCAGGCGGTCATGGTCACCGCTCCGGGCCTGGGCGTCATTGGCGATGAGATTCAACAGCCTCAGATCCGCACAGTGCCGCTGGAAGACGGCTTCGCACTGCTGCCCGGCGGCGTTCGTTGGCCGTTAAAGCCGATGATCGGCGTGATTGGCGTCGCCCCAGCCGAAGAGCCGGTCTCCTGCGGTACACCAGATGCCCACGGCGGCAACATGGACTGCAAAATCATCACCGAAGGCTGCACGCTGTGGCTGCCGGTTAACGTTCCCGGTGCGCTGTTTGCGCTCGGCGATCTTCATGCCGCAATGGGCGATGGTGAAGTCTCGGTATGCGGGCTGGAAATTCCCGGCGAAGTGGTGGTGAACCTGAGCGTAGTCAAAAACCGCGCGCTGCCAACCCCGATGATGAGCACCGCCGATACGCTATATACCCTGGCATCCGCCAAAACGCTGGACGAGGCGGCCGAATTGGCAACGCGCAATATGGCGCACTTCGTGGCGGACTATAGCCAAGTCTCGCTGGCCGACGCCATCAATCTACTGAGCATCACCGGCGATCTGCAAATCTGTCAGGTGGTTGATCCGCTGAAAACCTGCCGTTTCGCACTGCCACGCAGCGTTGCCGAGCAGTTAAACCTCCAGCTGGATTAG
- the aaeX gene encoding p-hydroxybenzoic acid efflux pump operon protein AaeX — protein sequence MSLLPVMVIFGLSFPPVFFELLASLALFFVIRRLLQPTGIYDFVWHPALFNTALYCCLFYLISCLFV from the coding sequence ATGAGTTTGCTTCCGGTTATGGTCATTTTTGGACTGTCGTTCCCACCGGTATTTTTTGAGCTGTTAGCGTCGTTGGCCCTGTTCTTCGTCATACGCCGCCTGTTGCAGCCGACCGGGATTTACGATTTTGTCTGGCATCCGGCGCTGTTCAATACCGCGCTGTATTGCTGTTTGTTTTATCTGATTTCGTGTCTTTTCGTTTGA
- the aaeR gene encoding HTH-type transcriptional activator AaeR, whose product MERLKRMSVFAKVVECGSFTAAARQLDMSVSSISQTVSKLENDLQVKLLNRSTRSIGLTEAGKIYYQGCRRMLQEAAEVHEQLYALNNTPIGTLRIGSSSTMAQNVLATMTADMLQEYPGLTVNLVTGIPAPDLIADGLDVVIRTGELQDSSLFSKRLGSMPMVVCAAKSYLTQHGTPQKPADMVNFSWLEYSVRPDSEFELMAPEGISTRISPQGRFVTNDSQTMIRWLKAGAGIAYAPLMWVIEEIKRGEIEILFKRYHSEPRPVYALYTEKDKLPLKVQVCINYLTEYFKRVAEVYQGYR is encoded by the coding sequence ATGGAAAGACTAAAACGGATGTCCGTGTTTGCCAAAGTCGTTGAATGTGGGTCATTTACCGCGGCGGCACGCCAGCTCGACATGAGTGTTTCATCCATCAGCCAGACAGTGTCCAAACTGGAAAATGATCTACAGGTGAAGCTGCTTAACCGCAGCACGCGCAGTATCGGCCTGACCGAAGCCGGTAAAATCTACTATCAAGGCTGCCGCCGCATGTTGCAGGAAGCCGCCGAGGTCCATGAGCAGCTCTATGCGTTGAACAATACGCCCATCGGTACGCTGCGCATCGGCAGCTCCTCCACTATGGCGCAAAACGTCCTGGCGACCATGACCGCCGACATGCTGCAAGAATATCCTGGCTTGACGGTTAATCTGGTCACCGGCATTCCGGCCCCAGATCTGATTGCCGACGGCCTGGACGTGGTGATCCGCACCGGCGAACTGCAGGACTCGAGCCTGTTTTCCAAACGCCTGGGCTCGATGCCGATGGTGGTCTGCGCCGCCAAAAGCTACCTGACTCAACACGGGACACCGCAAAAACCAGCGGATATGGTGAATTTTTCCTGGTTGGAATACAGCGTACGGCCAGACAGTGAGTTTGAACTGATGGCTCCCGAAGGCATCAGCACGCGTATTTCCCCGCAGGGGCGCTTCGTGACCAACGATTCACAAACCATGATCCGTTGGCTCAAGGCCGGGGCCGGGATTGCCTATGCGCCATTGATGTGGGTCATCGAAGAGATCAAACGCGGCGAGATTGAGATCCTGTTCAAGCGCTACCATTCAGAACCCCGCCCGGTTTACGCACTGTACACCGAGAAGGACAAGCTGCCGCTCAAGGTACAGGTGTGTATCAATTACCTGACGGAATACTTTAAACGTGTGGCGGAAGTGTATCAGGGCTATCGCTGA
- the cybC gene encoding cytochrome b562, producing MKKTLKVLAALTLLGASSWAMAAELADDMDTLAANYKIVLKTDSTDTFKQSLQNMRAAAMDAQKGTPPKLESKAPDSPEMKEFRQGLATLIGQIDQSMALANQGKLEDARKVAEGFKQTRDANHKKFR from the coding sequence ATGAAGAAGACATTGAAAGTATTGGCAGCACTGACGCTGCTGGGAGCCAGTTCATGGGCGATGGCAGCCGAACTGGCCGATGACATGGATACCCTGGCCGCCAATTACAAAATTGTATTGAAAACCGACTCCACCGATACCTTTAAGCAGAGCCTGCAGAATATGCGCGCTGCCGCCATGGATGCCCAGAAAGGCACACCGCCGAAGTTGGAAAGCAAAGCGCCAGACAGCCCGGAGATGAAGGAGTTTCGTCAAGGGCTGGCGACGCTGATCGGGCAGATCGATCAGTCAATGGCACTGGCGAATCAGGGCAAGCTGGAGGACGCGCGCAAAGTGGCTGAGGGCTTCAAGCAAACCCGTGATGCCAATCATAAGAAATTCCGCTAA
- the aaeB gene encoding p-hydroxybenzoic acid efflux pump subunit AaeB, with protein sequence MNSPTFLRLRFACKLSFAIVFALFVGFHLNLETPRWSVLTAAIVAAGPAFAAGGEPFSGAIRYRGWLRIIGTFIGCFVGLLIIVTCARAPVVMLMLCCVWLGVCTWISSLVKVENSYAWGLAGYTALIIIVTSAATTNTTTSLLDAPQFAVERCSEIVLGILSAVLADLLFSPRSIKQDIDRAVDKLLVGQYKLMQMCISDAGKEDIDRAWSDLVKSTTAINGMRSNLMLESSRWQRVNSRLHALHTLSLTLITQACETYLILLNHPDAVKENIRELLMVPAETAQEVHKRLKLVRQVLATNRSDEHLQTVTGWVGAATRYLLVAKGVHTNSGINAVENEILAGEVVVKRPSAEGHHAMINGLRAWAATSIGCLFWLWTGWTSGSGCMVMIAVVTALAMRTPNPKMMALDFLLGVLVALPLGALFYMFILPETQQSMFLLCLSLGIMSFVIGIEVQKRRLGSLGTLASTINIIVLSNPMSFHVSSFIDSAIGQIIGCFVAMIVLFLIRDTSRERTGRTLMNQLVSSAVSALTTKAARRKENHLPALYQRLNQLLMMFPNDIAKYRLALNLIIAHQRMQMTEIPEREELSVFHKQIRSTADHVVTAKNDVKRAYYYDRLLKEMNEYQQKLVDNLAPLSVTGPVKRLADMLHRYRHALID encoded by the coding sequence ATGAACAGCCCAACCTTTCTGCGGCTGCGGTTTGCCTGCAAGCTCAGCTTTGCGATCGTCTTCGCCCTGTTTGTCGGTTTTCACCTTAATCTGGAAACCCCGCGCTGGTCGGTGCTGACGGCGGCCATTGTGGCTGCCGGCCCGGCCTTTGCCGCCGGGGGGGAACCTTTCTCTGGCGCGATCCGCTATCGTGGCTGGCTGCGTATCATCGGCACCTTTATCGGCTGTTTTGTCGGCTTGCTGATTATCGTCACCTGTGCGCGTGCACCGGTGGTGATGCTGATGCTGTGCTGCGTCTGGCTGGGAGTCTGTACCTGGATCTCCTCGTTGGTGAAGGTCGAGAACTCCTACGCCTGGGGGCTGGCGGGCTACACGGCGCTGATTATCATCGTCACCTCCGCAGCCACTACAAACACCACAACCTCACTGTTGGACGCGCCACAGTTCGCCGTAGAGCGCTGTAGCGAGATCGTGCTCGGTATTCTCAGTGCGGTACTGGCCGATCTGCTGTTTTCTCCGCGTTCGATCAAACAGGATATCGATCGTGCGGTGGATAAGCTGCTGGTGGGGCAGTACAAGCTGATGCAGATGTGTATTAGCGATGCCGGGAAAGAGGATATCGACCGTGCCTGGAGCGATCTGGTAAAAAGCACCACCGCCATCAATGGGATGCGTAGCAACCTGATGTTGGAGTCGTCACGTTGGCAGCGGGTCAACAGCCGCTTGCATGCGCTGCATACGCTTTCGCTGACGTTGATCACCCAGGCCTGTGAAACCTATCTGATTTTGCTCAATCATCCGGATGCGGTGAAGGAAAATATCCGCGAGCTGCTGATGGTTCCGGCGGAAACGGCGCAAGAAGTGCATAAACGCCTGAAGCTGGTGCGCCAGGTGTTGGCAACCAACCGTAGCGATGAACATCTGCAAACGGTCACCGGCTGGGTGGGCGCGGCGACGCGCTATCTGCTGGTGGCAAAAGGCGTGCATACCAACAGCGGTATCAACGCGGTAGAGAACGAGATACTGGCCGGGGAAGTGGTGGTGAAGCGGCCGTCGGCGGAAGGCCACCATGCGATGATCAACGGGCTGCGAGCCTGGGCGGCGACCTCAATAGGTTGCCTGTTCTGGCTGTGGACCGGCTGGACGTCCGGCAGCGGCTGTATGGTGATGATCGCCGTCGTGACCGCATTGGCGATGCGCACGCCAAATCCAAAAATGATGGCGCTCGACTTCTTGCTGGGCGTGCTGGTGGCATTGCCGCTCGGTGCGCTGTTTTATATGTTTATTCTGCCAGAGACCCAGCAAAGCATGTTCTTGCTGTGCCTGAGCCTGGGTATCATGTCCTTTGTCATCGGGATCGAAGTGCAGAAACGCCGTTTGGGATCGCTAGGCACCCTGGCGAGTACTATTAACATCATCGTGTTAAGCAACCCGATGAGTTTCCATGTCTCCTCGTTTATCGACAGCGCCATCGGCCAGATTATCGGCTGCTTTGTGGCGATGATCGTGCTGTTCCTGATCCGTGATACCTCACGTGAGCGCACCGGCCGCACGTTGATGAATCAGTTGGTCAGCAGCGCCGTTTCGGCGTTGACCACCAAGGCGGCGCGCCGTAAGGAAAACCATCTGCCCGCGCTCTATCAGCGCCTGAACCAGCTGCTGATGATGTTCCCGAACGACATAGCCAAATACCGGTTGGCACTCAACCTGATTATTGCCCACCAGCGGATGCAGATGACCGAGATCCCGGAGCGGGAAGAGCTTTCGGTGTTCCACAAGCAGATCCGCAGCACCGCCGACCACGTGGTCACCGCCAAGAACGATGTGAAGCGGGCTTACTACTACGATCGGTTACTCAAAGAGATGAATGAATATCAACAAAAGCTGGTGGATAACCTCGCTCCGCTTAGCGTCACCGGGCCGGTAAAACGCCTGGCCGATATGCTGCATCGCTACCGTCACGCGCTGATTGATTGA